A single region of the Fimbriimonadaceae bacterium genome encodes:
- the ndhC gene encoding NADH-quinone oxidoreductase subunit A, whose translation MGQYWGIIIAVLLAAGISAAMVTLSWVLGPKKVTPYKSAPYECGVSPAGDANERFPIKFYLVAILFVLFDIEVVFLWGWMTSFKGGGQDYQIFSFAVLMVYMALWVLGDVYALRVGAIDWDEATSLHPAKLGDTEFDDGELPVSLQPALQGGGGE comes from the coding sequence ATGGGCCAGTATTGGGGCATCATCATCGCGGTTTTGCTTGCGGCGGGAATCAGCGCAGCAATGGTTACTTTGAGTTGGGTCCTCGGCCCGAAGAAGGTGACCCCTTACAAGTCGGCTCCGTACGAATGCGGTGTCTCGCCCGCGGGCGATGCGAACGAGCGCTTCCCTATCAAGTTTTACTTGGTTGCGATCTTGTTCGTCCTCTTCGATATTGAAGTCGTTTTCCTTTGGGGATGGATGACTTCGTTTAAGGGCGGTGGACAAGATTATCAAATCTTCAGTTTCGCTGTTTTGATGGTCTATATGGCGCTGTGGGTCTTGGGAGATGTGTACGCTCTACGAGTTGGAGCCATCGACTGGGACGAAGCGACATCGCTGCATCCGGCGAAGCTCGGCGATACCGAGTTTGACGATGGAGAGCTTCCGGTTTCGTTGCAGCCAGCCCTTCAAGGCGGAGGTGGCGAGTAA
- a CDS encoding NADH-quinone oxidoreductase subunit C, giving the protein MSTPTVGNERLELVRIRESFPDAILGSKEYRGDTWIFIKRENLVEVAKFLKEDPELQYKYFAECVGADYSTWTHERDLSERFEVVYNLMSLKHSSRLFLKVGANDGDKIPTLKHVWLGAEYPEREIWDLYGVVFEGNEQTERFLLPDDWVGFPLRKEFPLGGEDVLFDQSTRGPAVEDIQMPHAGESFDGKTGSDEISGR; this is encoded by the coding sequence ATGTCCACACCTACAGTCGGCAATGAGCGCCTTGAACTCGTGCGCATCCGTGAATCGTTTCCCGACGCGATCCTTGGCTCCAAGGAGTATCGAGGGGACACTTGGATTTTTATTAAGAGGGAGAACCTGGTCGAGGTCGCGAAATTCCTCAAAGAGGACCCTGAACTTCAATACAAATACTTTGCCGAGTGCGTTGGTGCCGACTATTCCACCTGGACACACGAGCGTGATTTATCTGAGCGCTTCGAGGTCGTTTATAACCTGATGTCGCTCAAGCACTCTTCCCGGCTGTTCTTAAAAGTAGGGGCGAACGACGGGGACAAAATTCCAACACTCAAGCACGTTTGGCTTGGCGCAGAGTATCCGGAGCGAGAGATTTGGGATCTCTACGGTGTGGTGTTCGAGGGCAATGAACAGACGGAGCGGTTCTTGCTCCCGGATGACTGGGTGGGCTTTCCACTCCGTAAGGAATTTCCTCTCGGCGGTGAGGATGTTCTCTTTGATCAGAGCACTCGCGGCCCTGCCGTTGAGGACATTCAGATGCCTCATGCCGGTGAAAGTTTTGACGGCAAAACCGGATCGGATGAGATCAGCGGTCGCTGA
- a CDS encoding prepilin-type N-terminal cleavage/methylation domain-containing protein: MLKKAFTLIELLVVIAIIAILAAILFPVFAQAKDSAKNTALLSNVKQAGTSQMIYSADYDDIFSPTMASHPTQPIDLGWQDLCQPYMKNYELVLNPKRTRPANNTWLYWTRLQHIALPARAATSGNATVLTQNYFQGAHAGQNVRYEGVGGFVNLDTTLPDWLGRSVATSYSNTQVDDVSNTILYAEGSNWDAWFSLIAGDGVTLGPLSYCVRWNPVPDANANGANYSAPITTTTRPLNGLNGLTAACFIPQGRSTATMTDSSARSVDFRGQIYNPSPSKTAGIYVSKLLNPMGI; this comes from the coding sequence ATGTTGAAGAAAGCATTTACACTTATAGAACTCTTGGTTGTTATTGCAATCATCGCAATCCTTGCCGCCATCCTGTTCCCTGTCTTTGCACAGGCGAAGGATTCGGCTAAGAACACCGCTCTTTTGAGCAACGTCAAGCAGGCTGGAACATCGCAGATGATCTACTCGGCTGACTACGACGACATCTTCTCGCCGACGATGGCAAGTCACCCGACTCAGCCCATCGACCTCGGTTGGCAAGACCTTTGTCAGCCGTACATGAAGAACTACGAACTGGTTCTGAACCCGAAGCGAACACGTCCTGCCAACAACACTTGGCTGTACTGGACCCGTCTGCAGCACATCGCCCTTCCGGCACGTGCAGCAACCTCGGGCAACGCTACGGTTCTTACTCAGAACTACTTCCAGGGCGCTCATGCTGGCCAGAACGTTCGATATGAAGGCGTCGGCGGTTTTGTAAACCTCGACACAACCCTTCCCGACTGGCTTGGCCGATCGGTCGCTACGTCCTACAGCAACACTCAGGTTGACGACGTGTCCAACACGATCCTTTACGCTGAGGGTTCGAACTGGGATGCCTGGTTCTCGCTCATCGCAGGCGATGGCGTTACCCTTGGACCGCTTAGCTACTGTGTTCGCTGGAACCCGGTTCCGGATGCAAACGCTAACGGTGCAAACTACAGCGCTCCGATCACGACGACCACACGACCGCTTAACGGTCTGAACGGTCTGACAGCTGCTTGCTTCATCCCGCAGGGCCGCTCCACAGCGACCATGACGGATAGCTCCGCTCGATCGGTTGACTTCCGCGGACAGATCTACAACCCGTCACCCAGCAAAACTGCAGGCATTTATGTCTCGAAGTTGCTAAACCCGATGGGCATCTAA
- a CDS encoding prepilin-type N-terminal cleavage/methylation domain-containing protein produces MSNKKAFTLIELLVVIAIIAILAAILFPVFAQAKDSAKNTALLSNIKQAGTSQMIYASDYDDIFSPTMASHPTLPIDLGWQDLVQPYMKNYDLILNPKRTRPANDPANLFWVRLQHMGLPARAATSLNTTVRTNNYYLGTHTGQPVRYEGVGGFVNLDTTQPDWLGRTVATSYSNTQVDDVSNTILMVEGSNWDNWFSLAASGSPLTGCFRWTPAASNANAGNFSAPITTTTRPLNGANGLTATCLVPQGRSTATMTDSSARSVDFRGQIYNPSPSKSAGIYVSKLLNPMGI; encoded by the coding sequence ATGTCTAACAAGAAAGCATTTACACTCATTGAGCTTCTCGTTGTGATCGCCATCATTGCGATCCTTGCCGCCATTCTGTTCCCTGTCTTTGCCCAAGCCAAGGATTCCGCTAAGAACACCGCTTTGCTGAGCAACATCAAGCAAGCTGGAACTTCGCAGATGATCTATGCATCGGACTACGACGATATCTTCTCGCCGACGATGGCCAGCCACCCGACGCTGCCTATCGACCTCGGTTGGCAGGATCTCGTTCAGCCGTACATGAAGAACTACGATCTGATCCTGAACCCGAAGCGAACCCGCCCTGCCAACGATCCGGCTAACCTGTTCTGGGTTCGTCTGCAGCACATGGGTCTCCCGGCTCGCGCAGCAACCTCGCTGAACACGACTGTCCGCACGAACAACTACTATCTTGGAACACACACCGGCCAGCCCGTTCGCTACGAAGGCGTTGGTGGTTTTGTGAACCTCGACACGACACAGCCCGACTGGCTCGGCCGCACCGTGGCTACGTCCTACAGCAACACTCAGGTTGACGACGTGTCCAACACGATCCTGATGGTTGAGGGTTCGAACTGGGACAACTGGTTCTCGCTCGCTGCTTCCGGTTCCCCGCTGACTGGCTGTTTCCGCTGGACCCCCGCCGCTTCGAACGCGAATGCAGGCAACTTCAGCGCTCCGATCACAACGACCACACGACCGCTCAACGGCGCTAACGGTCTTACAGCAACTTGTCTCGTTCCTCAGGGCCGCTCCACAGCGACCATGACAGACAGCTCCGCTCGATCGGTTGACTTCCGAGGCCAGATCTACAATCCGTCGCCCAGCAAATCGGCAGGCATCTATGTCTCCAAGTTGCTGAACCCGATGGGTATCTAA
- a CDS encoding prepilin-type N-terminal cleavage/methylation domain-containing protein, which yields MHYKKAFTLIELLVVIAIIAILAAILFPVFAQAKDSAKNTALLSNIKQTGTSQMIYATDYDDIFSPTMASHPVQPVDLGWQDLVQPYMKNYELVLNPKRTRPANNTFLYWTRLQHMGMPARAATSAVAQVRTQGYLQGTHAGQNVRYEGVGGFVNLDTTLPDWAGRFVASSYSNTQVDDVSNTILIVEGSSFDNWFSMNVGDGVTLDPMRYCLRWNPVPDANANGSEYSAPITTTTRPLNGLNGLVPGCFTPQGRSTATMTDSSARSVDFRGQIYNPSPSKTANVYVSKLLNPMGI from the coding sequence ATGCATTACAAAAAAGCCTTTACATTAATTGAACTTCTGGTTGTCATTGCTATCATCGCGATTCTTGCAGCGATTCTATTCCCGGTTTTTGCCCAAGCAAAAGACTCGGCGAAGAATACGGCTCTGCTAAGCAACATCAAGCAGACCGGAACGTCTCAGATGATTTATGCAACCGACTACGACGATATCTTTTCTCCAACTATGGCGAGCCATCCCGTTCAGCCAGTGGACCTTGGCTGGCAAGACTTGGTTCAGCCCTATATGAAGAATTACGAGCTTGTGCTCAATCCAAAGCGCACACGCCCTGCCAACAACACGTTCCTGTATTGGACACGTCTTCAGCACATGGGTATGCCCGCTAGGGCCGCAACGTCGGCAGTTGCCCAAGTTCGCACTCAGGGCTATCTGCAAGGAACACATGCAGGACAAAATGTCCGATATGAAGGTGTCGGCGGATTTGTGAACCTCGACACCACTCTTCCCGATTGGGCTGGTCGCTTTGTCGCGTCTTCATACAGCAATACTCAAGTTGACGATGTGTCCAATACGATCCTGATTGTCGAGGGGTCAAGCTTTGACAACTGGTTCTCGATGAATGTTGGTGATGGCGTCACTCTTGACCCGATGCGCTATTGCCTTCGCTGGAACCCAGTTCCCGACGCTAATGCGAACGGTTCTGAGTACAGCGCTCCGATCACGACGACGACTCGACCACTCAACGGCCTGAATGGACTCGTGCCGGGATGCTTTACTCCACAGGGCCGGTCGACGGCGACCATGACCGACAGCTCAGCTCGATCGGTTGACTTCCGAGGACAAATCTACAACCCATCACCCAGCAAGACTGCGAACGTTTACGTTTCCAAATTGCTGAACCCGATGGGCATCTAA
- a CDS encoding prepilin-type N-terminal cleavage/methylation domain-containing protein, with product MSNKKAFTLIELLVVIAIIAILAAILFPVFAQAKDSAKNTALLSNIKQAGTSQMIYSADYDDIFAPTMASHPVQPIDLGWQDLTQPYMKNYELILNPKRNRPANDAFLYWTRMQHIGMPGRAATAASATVRNQNYYQGTHAGQPVRHEGVGGFVNLDTTLPDWLGRFVATSYSNTQVDDVSNTILFVEGSNWDNWFPIVPGDGVTTDPMRFCIRWIPVQFNANGGSFSSPITATTRPLNGLHGLTGCVVPQGRSTATMTDSSARSVDFRGQIYNASPSKTAGVYVSRLLNPMGI from the coding sequence ATGTCAAATAAGAAAGCATTCACATTAATTGAACTTTTGGTTGTAATCGCGATCATCGCGATCCTTGCCGCTATCCTGTTCCCCGTCTTCGCACAGGCGAAGGATTCGGCTAAGAACACCGCTCTTCTGAGCAACATCAAGCAAGCCGGTACATCGCAGATGATCTACTCGGCAGACTACGACGACATCTTTGCACCGACGATGGCAAGCCACCCGGTTCAGCCCATCGACCTCGGTTGGCAAGACCTGACTCAGCCGTATATGAAGAACTACGAGCTGATCCTCAACCCCAAGCGAAACCGACCCGCTAACGATGCCTTCCTCTACTGGACGAGGATGCAGCACATTGGAATGCCTGGGCGTGCGGCGACAGCAGCCAGCGCCACGGTTCGTAATCAGAACTACTACCAGGGAACACATGCAGGACAGCCTGTCCGTCACGAAGGCGTCGGCGGTTTTGTAAACCTCGACACGACCCTTCCCGACTGGCTTGGTCGCTTCGTGGCTACTTCCTATAGCAACACTCAAGTTGACGACGTGTCCAACACGATCCTCTTCGTTGAGGGTTCTAACTGGGATAACTGGTTCCCGATCGTGCCGGGAGACGGAGTCACGACGGACCCGATGCGATTCTGCATCCGCTGGATTCCAGTCCAGTTCAATGCGAACGGTGGCAGCTTCAGCTCGCCGATCACGGCTACGACTCGACCGCTTAACGGACTTCACGGTCTGACAGGCTGCGTGGTTCCGCAGGGCCGCTCCACGGCGACCATGACGGACAGCTCCGCTCGATCGGTTGACTTCCGTGGGCAGATCTATAACGCTTCGCCCAGCAAGACGGCAGGAGTCTACGTCTCCAGACTCTTGAACCCGATGGGCATCTAA
- a CDS encoding prepilin-type N-terminal cleavage/methylation domain-containing protein produces the protein MSRKNAFTLIELLVVIAIIAILAAILFPVFAQAKDSAKNTALLSNIKQAGTSQMIYAADYDDIFAPTMASHPVQPIDLGWQDLTQPYMKNYELILNPKRTRPANDAYLYWTRMQHIGMPGRAATAANALVRSQNYYQGTHAGQPVRHEGVGGFVNLDTTLPDWLGRFVATSYSNTQVDDVSNTILFVEGSNWDNWFPIVPGNGTTLDPMRYCIRWIPVQYNANGGSYSSPITATTRPLNGLHGLTGCVVPQGRSTATMTDSSARSVDFRGNIYNPSPSKTAGVYVSKLLNPMGI, from the coding sequence ATGTCACGCAAGAATGCATTTACACTTATTGAACTTCTGGTTGTGATTGCGATTATCGCGATCCTTGCCGCCATCCTGTTCCCTGTCTTTGCCCAAGCTAAGGATTCGGCGAAGAACACTGCTCTTCTGAGCAACATCAAGCAAGCCGGTACGTCGCAGATGATCTACGCTGCCGACTACGACGATATCTTCGCACCGACGATGGCAAGCCACCCGGTTCAGCCCATCGACCTCGGTTGGCAGGACCTGACTCAGCCGTACATGAAGAACTACGAGCTGATCCTCAACCCCAAACGAACCCGACCCGCCAATGATGCCTACCTGTATTGGACGAGAATGCAGCACATCGGTATGCCGGGACGAGCCGCAACCGCAGCTAATGCACTTGTTCGCTCGCAGAACTACTATCAGGGAACGCACGCAGGACAGCCTGTCCGTCACGAAGGCGTCGGCGGTTTTGTAAACCTCGACACGACCCTTCCCGACTGGCTTGGTCGCTTCGTGGCTACTTCCTATAGCAACACTCAAGTTGACGACGTGTCCAACACGATCCTCTTCGTTGAGGGTTCCAACTGGGATAACTGGTTCCCGATCGTTCCCGGCAACGGTACGACCCTTGACCCAATGCGATACTGTATTCGCTGGATCCCGGTCCAGTACAACGCGAACGGTGGCAGCTACAGCTCGCCGATCACGGCTACGACCCGACCGCTTAACGGACTTCACGGTCTGACAGGCTGCGTGGTTCCGCAGGGCCGCTCCACAGCGACCATGACGGACAGTTCCGCTCGATCGGTTGACTTCCGAGGCAACATCTACAACCCGTCACCCAGCAAGACAGCAGGCGTTTACGTCTCCAAGCTGCTGAACCCGATGGGCATCTAA
- a CDS encoding prepilin-type N-terminal cleavage/methylation domain-containing protein yields the protein MSYKKAFTLIELLVVIAIIAILAAILFPVFAQAKDSAKNTALLSNIKQAGTSQMIYSADYDDIFAPTMASHPVQPIDLGWQDLTQPYMKNYELILNPKRNRPAANAYLYWTRLQHIGMPGRAATAANATVVAQNYYQGTHAGQNVRHEGVGGFVNLDTTLPDWLGRAVATSYSNTQVDDVSNTILFAEGSNWDNWFPLIPGDGVTLDPLRYCIRWIPVEYNANGGNYSAPITTTTRPLNGLNGLTAGCFIPQGRSTATMTDSSARSVDFRGQIYNPSPSKTAGVYVSKLLNPMGI from the coding sequence ATGTCATACAAGAAAGCGTTTACGCTCATTGAACTTCTGGTTGTTATTGCCATCATTGCAATTCTCGCAGCTATCCTATTCCCTGTCTTTGCACAGGCAAAGGATTCGGCTAAGAACACTGCTCTTCTGAGCAACATCAAGCAAGCCGGTACATCGCAGATGATCTACTCGGCAGACTACGACGACATCTTCGCACCGACGATGGCAAGCCACCCGGTTCAGCCCATCGACCTCGGTTGGCAAGACCTGACTCAGCCGTATATGAAGAACTACGAGCTGATCCTCAACCCCAAGCGAAACCGACCTGCCGCAAATGCGTACCTGTACTGGACGCGACTGCAGCACATCGGTATGCCGGGACGAGCTGCTACCGCTGCTAACGCTACGGTTGTCGCTCAGAACTACTACCAGGGAACGCACGCCGGACAGAACGTCCGACACGAAGGCGTCGGCGGTTTTGTAAACCTCGACACGACCCTTCCGGACTGGCTTGGCCGTGCAGTCGCTACGTCCTACAGCAACACTCAGGTTGACGACGTGTCCAACACGATCCTCTTTGCTGAGGGTTCCAACTGGGACAACTGGTTCCCGCTAATCCCCGGCGATGGCGTCACCCTCGACCCGCTTCGCTACTGCATTCGCTGGATTCCGGTCGAATACAATGCGAACGGTGGCAACTACAGCGCCCCGATCACGACGACCACACGACCGCTCAACGGTTTGAACGGTCTCACAGCTGGATGCTTCATCCCGCAGGGCCGCTCCACAGCGACCATGACGGACAGCTCCGCTCGATCGGTTGACTTCCGAGGCCAAATCTACAACCCGTCACCCAGCAAGACTGCAGGCGTTTACGTCTCCAAGTTGCTGAACCCGATGGGCATCTAA